One genomic region from Sparus aurata chromosome 15, fSpaAur1.1, whole genome shotgun sequence encodes:
- the got1 gene encoding aspartate aminotransferase, cytoplasmic has product MSVFSEVPQAAPVAVFKLTQDFTNDQFPKKVNLGVGAYRTDDSKPWVLPVVKKVEKVIVHDDTLNHEYLPILGLPEFRSSASKIALGDDSPAIQENRVGAVQCLGGTGALKMGAEFLRRFYNGNNNTTTPVYVSAPTWENHNAVFANAGFEDVRPYKYWDAEKRGLDLAGFLGDLESCPAHSIFVLHACAHNPTGTDPTQEQWKQIAEVMMRRKLFVFFDSAYQGFASGNLEKDAWAIRYFVSLGFEMFCAQSFSKNFGLYNERVGNLTVVARDADNLKRIMSQMEKIVRTTWSNPPSQGARIVAITLNSPELFSEWKGNVKTMADRVLLMRAQLKAKLQALGTPGTWDHITEQIGMFSFTGLNPKQVEYMIKEKHIYLMASGRINMCGLTTKNIDYVAESIHEAVTQVQ; this is encoded by the exons ATGTCGGTGTTTTCTGAGGTCCCACAAGCAGCCCCGGTCGCTGTCTTCAAGCTAACGCAGGATTTCACTAACGACCAGTTTCCCAAGAAGGTGAACCTCGGAGTGGGAG CCTACCGGACAGATGACAGCAAGCCGTGGGTTTTGCCAGTGGtgaaaaaggtggaaaaggtCATTGTGCATGATGACACTTTAAACCATGAGTACCTGCCCATCCTGGGCCTTCCTGAGTTCAGATCCTCAGCCTCCAAGATCGCACTAGGAGACGACAGTCCTGCTATCCAGGAGAACAGG GTGGGGGCTGTCCAGTGTCTTGGAGGTACAGGCGCACTAAAGATGGGTGCAGAGTTTCTCAGGCGTTTCTACAATGGAAACAACAATACCACAACACCTGTCTATGTGTCCGCACCTACCTGGg AAAATCACAATGCTGTATTCGCCAATGCGGGCTTTGAGGATGTCCGTCCATACAAGTACTGGGACGCAGAGAAGAGGGGCCTCGACTTGGCTGGTTTCCTTGGTGACTTGGAG AGTTGTCCAGCGCACTCCATCTTTGTCCTGCATGCCTGTGCACATAATCCAACTGGCACAGACCCCACGCAGGAGCAGTGGAAGCAGATCGCTGAAGTTATGATg AGGCGGAAGCTGTTTGTGTTCTTTGACTCAGCTTATCAGGGATTTGCCTCAGGCAATCTGGAGAAAGATGCCTGGGCTATCCGCTACTTTGTCTCTCTGGGCTTTGAAATGTTCTGCGCCCAGTCGTTCTCTAAGAACTTTGGCCTCTACA ATGAGCGTGTGGGCAACCTCACCGTTGTGGCTCGTGATGCAGACAACCTGAAGAGAATTATGTCCCAGATGGAGAAGATTGTAAGGACAACTTGGTCCAATCCACCGTCTCAGGGAGCTCGCATTGTCGCCATCACTCTGAACTCACCTGAGCTCTTTAGTGAATG GAAGGGCAATGTGAAGACCATGGCTGACAGAGTCTTGTTGATGAGAGCTCAGCTGAAAGCCAAGCTTCAAGCTCTGGGGACACCAGGGACCTGGGACCACATCACAGAGCAGATCGGCATGTTCAGCTTCACAGGCCTCAACC ccAAACAAGTGGAATACATGATTAAGGAGAAACATATCTACCTAATGGCCAGTGGTCGCATCAACATGTGCGGTCTGACCACCAAGAACATAGACTACGTCGCTGAGTCCATCCATGAGGCTGTCACCCAGGTCCAGTAG